A DNA window from Streptomyces sp. 71268 contains the following coding sequences:
- a CDS encoding endonuclease/exonuclease/phosphatase family protein, protein MPQGVGRWVLAGCAALLLALVSVVLGHRAADADGFTPVPQLLAFLPWLLLPAALGLLLAALARWPLGCAWALAVLLATGWFLQPYEGAGAGGPSGPVVARPRVLSANLEYGQATDGLLAALRRERPDLVAVQECDHRCVAALEAPALRAAYPYRNIAAGGPAEGSAILSVYPLRNEAGVPGSLAMPGARALIAGQWVRVQVAHPMPPKPGELDVWRTELGRLRSYAERRGDAPTLIAGDFNATQDHAAFRRLLDTGLRDSARLAGVSRTPSWPTLTTPLLGAQIDHVLVSDAWSARTARFVDLPHTDHRALLVDLELHG, encoded by the coding sequence CTGCCCCAGGGGGTGGGCCGGTGGGTGCTCGCGGGGTGTGCCGCGCTGCTGCTCGCGCTGGTCAGCGTGGTGCTCGGGCACCGGGCCGCCGACGCGGACGGCTTCACGCCCGTCCCGCAACTACTCGCGTTCCTGCCCTGGCTGCTGCTGCCCGCCGCGCTCGGCCTCCTCCTCGCGGCGCTGGCCCGGTGGCCGCTCGGCTGCGCGTGGGCGTTGGCCGTACTCCTCGCGACGGGCTGGTTCCTCCAGCCGTACGAGGGCGCCGGGGCCGGCGGGCCGAGCGGGCCCGTCGTCGCCCGGCCGCGCGTGCTCTCCGCCAACCTGGAGTACGGCCAGGCCACCGACGGACTGCTGGCCGCGTTGCGGCGGGAGCGGCCGGACCTGGTCGCGGTCCAGGAGTGCGACCACCGGTGCGTGGCGGCGCTGGAGGCGCCCGCGCTGCGCGCGGCGTACCCGTACCGCAACATCGCGGCCGGCGGGCCGGCGGAGGGCTCCGCGATCCTGAGCGTGTACCCGCTGCGGAACGAGGCCGGGGTGCCGGGCTCGCTCGCGATGCCCGGCGCGCGGGCGCTGATCGCCGGGCAGTGGGTACGGGTGCAGGTCGCGCACCCGATGCCGCCAAAGCCCGGCGAGCTGGACGTCTGGCGCACGGAGCTGGGCCGGCTGCGCTCGTACGCCGAGCGGCGCGGCGACGCCCCCACCCTGATCGCCGGCGACTTCAACGCCACCCAGGACCACGCGGCCTTCCGCCGCCTCCTCGACACCGGCCTGCGGGACAGCGCCCGGCTCGCGGGCGTCTCGCGCACGCCGTCCTGGCCCACCCTGACGACCCCGCTGCTGGGCGCGCAGATCGACCACGTGCTGGTCAGCGACGCGTGGTCGGCCCGTACGGCCCGCTTCGTGGACCTGCCGCACACCGACCACCGGGCGCTCCTCGTCGACCTGGAACTGCACGGCTAG
- a CDS encoding MerR family transcriptional regulator, with product MFSIGDFAKHGRVSVRMLRHYDAIGLLRPAHVDPYTGYRGYEAGQLARLNRVIALKDLGFTLQQVRAVLDEEVDVGELRGMLRLRRAEVAAAMAADAARLAGIEARLRTIESEGTMSDHEVVLKSVPAVRLAELSGTAESFAPEHIGPVIGPLYEELHGRLAAAGVTPTGHAVAYYEPAPGAGPEGAVTVHAGVQVAVEPAAGQPFDVVDLPGIEQAATIVHRGSMDTILPTAQALARWTDAHGYRSTGYARELYLDCEGGKENWVTELQEPVAKA from the coding sequence ATGTTCAGCATCGGAGACTTCGCCAAGCACGGCCGCGTGTCGGTCCGCATGTTGCGTCACTACGACGCCATCGGGCTGCTGCGCCCCGCCCACGTCGACCCGTACACCGGCTACCGCGGTTACGAGGCGGGCCAACTCGCCCGCCTCAACCGCGTCATCGCCCTCAAGGACCTCGGTTTCACGCTCCAGCAGGTGCGGGCCGTGCTCGACGAGGAGGTGGACGTCGGTGAGCTGCGCGGCATGTTGCGGCTGCGGCGGGCCGAGGTGGCGGCGGCGATGGCCGCCGACGCGGCCCGGCTGGCCGGCATCGAGGCGAGGCTCCGGACGATCGAGAGTGAGGGAACCATGTCCGACCACGAAGTGGTGCTCAAGAGCGTGCCGGCGGTCCGGCTGGCCGAGCTGTCCGGTACGGCGGAGAGCTTCGCGCCCGAGCACATCGGCCCGGTGATCGGCCCGCTGTACGAGGAGCTGCACGGCCGGCTCGCGGCGGCCGGCGTCACGCCGACGGGACACGCCGTCGCGTACTACGAGCCGGCGCCGGGCGCCGGCCCGGAGGGGGCGGTCACGGTGCACGCGGGGGTCCAGGTGGCGGTGGAGCCCGCTGCGGGCCAGCCGTTCGACGTGGTGGACCTGCCCGGCATCGAGCAGGCCGCGACCATCGTGCACCGGGGCTCGATGGACACCATCCTGCCCACGGCCCAGGCGCTCGCCCGCTGGACCGACGCCCACGGTTACCGCTCCACCGGCTACGCCCGCGAGCTGTACCTCGACTGCGAGGGCGGCAAGGAGAACTGGGTGACCGAGTTGCAGGAGCCGGTGGCGAAGGCGTAG
- the ligD gene encoding non-homologous end-joining DNA ligase, producing MGGHAFDLTRPDKVLFPDDGITKADLVAHYRAVARRALPELRGRPVMMERHPDGIGGRPLMQKNAPDYFPDWVPLAEVAKEGGTVTHVVCDNAATLAYLAGQASVTPHRWLSRADRPDHPDRLIFDLDPSTPADDDPAAAFADVRWAAHRTCELLDELGLPARLMTTGSRGLHVIVPLDRAADFDTVRAFAREAADLLVARHPDRLTTEPRKEDRGDRLYLDTLRNGYAQTAVAPYAVRAKPGAPVATPIAADELDDPDLRADRWTLTTIADRLAAPNPWPAGSLRGRSLRTAHKRLAKLR from the coding sequence ATCGGCGGGCACGCCTTCGACCTGACCCGGCCGGACAAGGTGCTCTTCCCCGACGACGGCATCACCAAGGCCGACCTCGTCGCGCACTACCGCGCCGTGGCCCGCCGCGCGCTGCCCGAGCTGCGCGGGCGGCCGGTGATGATGGAGCGGCACCCGGACGGCATCGGCGGGCGCCCGCTGATGCAGAAGAACGCCCCGGACTACTTCCCCGACTGGGTGCCGCTGGCGGAGGTCGCCAAGGAGGGCGGCACGGTCACGCACGTGGTCTGCGACAACGCGGCCACCCTCGCGTACCTCGCCGGCCAGGCGTCCGTCACCCCGCACCGCTGGCTCTCCCGCGCCGACCGCCCGGACCACCCCGACCGGCTGATCTTCGACCTCGACCCGTCCACGCCGGCCGACGACGACCCGGCCGCCGCCTTCGCGGACGTACGCTGGGCGGCGCACCGCACCTGCGAGCTGCTCGACGAACTCGGCCTGCCCGCCCGCCTGATGACCACCGGCTCGCGCGGGCTGCACGTGATCGTTCCGCTCGACCGCGCGGCGGACTTCGACACCGTACGGGCCTTCGCGCGCGAGGCCGCCGACCTGCTGGTGGCCCGCCACCCGGACCGGCTCACCACCGAGCCCCGCAAGGAGGACCGGGGCGACCGCCTCTACCTGGACACCCTGCGCAACGGTTACGCCCAGACGGCAGTGGCCCCCTACGCCGTACGGGCCAAGCCCGGCGCGCCGGTCGCCACCCCGATCGCCGCCGACGAACTGGACGACCCCGACCTGCGCGCAGACCGCTGGACCCTGACCACCATCGCCGACCGCCTCGCCGCCCCCAACCCCTGGCCGGCCGGCTCCCTGCGCGGCCGATCCCTGCGCACGGCCCACAAGCGGCTGGCGAAGCTGCGGTAG